The genomic stretch ACTTCGCTGACGTTGACCACCGCCTCGCCCGAACTCCCATGCGGAATGACCCCGGCCACCCCCGCCGCGGTTGACCAACCATCGGAGCCTTCATTATCATCGATCAGCAACACCACCACGTCCGCCTGATACTGATCCCGCAACGCCTGAGCCTGAGGGTCATTCGCTAACCGCCGAACGTCATCTTCTGGATTCGTCTCCACGGTGAAACTAAACAGTTGCTTATGAGCCAGGCGGAGCTCAAGGTTGTTGATGGCGCTGTTCCGGTAGGCCTGGTTCGCGTCGTTGATCGCCGCATGGATAAGCCCATCGATGTCCCGACCCTGCGCCGCCGATGGCGTGTACAACACCAACACCCGCACCACCTCCGGACTGCAGCGATCCTGACCCACCACACGCGACACCGATGCACCCTCCCGGACCCCACCTCCCACTACCAACGCCTCCCTCGCCTGCACCACGGCCTGCTCCGACCGCTCCAAACCCACCCCGTTGTTCACGCCTGCTCCACGAAAACCACCACCCCCGTCATGATACGGACTCACCGGCCGCTCCCGCGGATACTTCCGCGGATCAATCTCCACCAACGCATGCAACCCACCACCCAGCGGCCGCACCCAGTACTCCCGATCCCCCACCAGCACGTGACCCGTCACCGAACCCGTCCGCAGCACCACCAGCGACACCTCGCCCACCACCGTCGTGTCCGCCCCCATGTAAAGCCGCCCGTTCCAGGCCACCGCCTCCTCCGAAAGCACCGAAAGCGCACCCCGCCGCGCCGTCAACCGATACAGCCCCTGGCCTCGGCCCGCTACCAACCGACCCGCCGCGTTAACCGAAAGAGTGAACGTGCGATAACGCCAGAGCTCTTCCGGAAGTCGCACCACCTGCAGTCGCACCGCCATCGGCAACCGTTGCAACACCTGCCAGCGTTGCTGCGCCCGAGCGCCCAGCGCCTCCACCGACACCGCCTGCTCCTCAAAGAGCGCAACCGGTTGGCCCCAAAGCGTGGCCGGACTCAGCGCCAGCCAGAGCCCCCAGAGCAGCATGGGGGGTAAGACGTGTGCTTCGCATGGCTCCTTCCGTTTTCGGTTGGTGAAGGGTTGTTCCGCGCAACCGAGAACGGCCGGTGACGGAAGGGTCACCACTTCGCCGTGGGTATGGCAAAAGAAAATACAAACAGAAGGGTCTGTCAAGCCCTGGTGGTGTCTCCATGGGGTGGTAGCTCAGGCGCTTGTTTTGGGTGGGAGATGGAGTTGCTGTCGGTTATGGGTTGGGAGGAAGTCAGGGAAAAAACGCTTTGCTGCATGTTTGGCGTGAGTGCTGGGGAGTGCCTTGCCGTGGAGCCCAGCAATTCTGCTCCCCCTTGAGGGGGAGCTGCCGAAGGCCCGAGGGGGTGTCTGTTAGAAGGCAGCGTTGCGCTCAGAAACAGCGCAGCAGTTGGAGTGGCGGGGTAGAATAGCAGTGCTCCTCCCTGTGCCCCTTCTCAGAAGGGGGCGGCAATCGGTTGTCTGGCCTCGGTGGTTTTGTGCAAGGTGTTGGCCACCTATCCCCGCGCTTCCAGCGGAGGCACCGAGCGTTCAGAGGGGCCCACGTAGCGGCTCAATGGTCGGATGATCCGGTTGTCGGCCAGCTGTTCCATCACGTGCGCCGACCATCCTGTAATGCGGCTCATTACGAAAATGGGCGTGTAACTCTCGATGTCAAAGCCCATCATATAGTAGGCCGGGCCGGTCGGGTAATCCAGATTCGGATGGATGCCTTTTTGCTGCACGACGACTTCCTGAATGGCGTCGTAGACGGCCATGAGGTCCTGATAGCCCAGGCGCTCTGCCAGCCGTCGCGTGTAGCGCTCCATGATGGGCACACGCGAATCGCCGTAGCGGTAGACGCGGTGCCCGAAGCCCATGATTTTTTCTTTGCGGGCCAGCGCTTCCTGCACCCATTGCCGGGCTGCTTCAGGGGAGCGAAGCGGTTTGAGCGTGCGCATGACCTCTTCGTTCGCCCCGCCGTGCAACGGCCCCTTGAGGGCGCCAATGGCACCAGTGATGGCGCTGTAATAGTCCGACAGCGTCGAAGTGATCACGCGGGCTGTGAAGGTGGAGGCGTTGAAGCTATGCTCGGCATACAGAATGAGCGACACGTCGAAAGCCTTGACCACCTCGGCATCGGGCACTTCGCCGAAGTACATGTGAAAGAAATTTTCGGCAAAGCCCAGATCTTCGCGAGGCGGGATGAAGTCCAGGCCATGCCGACGCCGTCGATCAGCGGCTACAATGGTGGGCAGTTTGGCCATCAGGCCGATCGCCTTGTGACGGATCGTGTCGATATCGGCGCCGGTGGCTTCGGGATCATTTGCCCCGAGCAGGCTGACAGCCGTGCGCAGCACGTCCATAGGGGCGGCGTCCGTACGGATCAGGGCCAGCAGGCGGTGGACGGAGTCGTCCAGGTTGCGCTGGCGACGTTCTTCCTGCTCGAAGGCTTCAAGCTGCGTTCGCGTAGGCAACTCACCGTAGAGTAACAGGTAGGCCACCTCCTCGAAACGGCACTGCTCGGCCAGTTCGTGCACCGGATAGCCCCGGTAGTAGAGCGCACGTTTTTCGGGAATGACATTCGAAATAGTCGACTCGTCGGCTACAACGCCGGCCAGCCCTTTTTTAACTTCGGTTGTCTCGGCCATGGTATAGAATCTACTGGTTTTCGGATGAAGGGGTTGTTTCCTCCAGACGGAAGTTGTACACGTTGCGGTCAAAGACGGTGTAACGCTCGTACTGCAGCAACTCGTAGAGTTCCTTACGAGTTTGCATGCGATTGAGCAGGGCTTCCTGGGTGCCTGCTTCCCGCAGATGGCGGAAGCCTTCTTCAACGGCCTTCATGGCCAGACGCAGTCCGGTAACCGGATAGATCACCAGGTTGTAGCCCAGCGCTTCCAGTTGGGTGGCCGAAAGCAGGGGAGACTTGCCAAACTCTGTCATGTTGGCCAGCAGTGGTACGCCGGGCAGGGCTTTGCGGAAGGCAGCGAATTCTGCTTCGGACTGGAGTGCTTCGGGAAAAATCATGTCGGCGCCGGCTGCCACGTAGGCACGAGCGCGCTCGATGGCGGCCTCCAGTCCTTCAACACCCCGGGCATCGGTGCGGGCGATAATCAGAAAATTCGGATCGCGTCGGGCTTGCACCGCCGCCCGTACCTTGCGTTCCATTTCCTCAACAGGCACGAGCGCCTTGTGGTCCAGATGGCCACAGCGTTTAGGATTGACCTGGTCTTCCAGATGGCAACCAGCCAGCCCCATTTCTTCCAGTTCCTGCACGGTGCGGGCCACATTCAACACTTCGCCAAAGCCGGTGTCGATGTCCACAATGGCAGGCAGGCTGGTAACGCGAGCGATCTGGCGACTACGCCCGGCCACTTCGGTGAGCGTGGTCAGCCCGACGTCAGGCAGGCCCAGGTCGGCCGATAGCACGGCACCTGAAATGTAAACCCCGTCGAAGCCCAGCCGCTCGATCAACATGGCCACCAGCGGCGAAAAAGCTCCGGGAAAACGCAGCAGCTTTCCCTGCTGCAGGGCCTCCCGTAGTGCCCGACGTTTTGCTTCCGGCGGCGTCGTGGCAAAGAGCATCGCTATTCCCTGAGATTGCGGCAACTACAGCGTAAGCTAAACGAATCGTCGGATAAATGCTTCCCGAAAGCCAGGCATGAAGGTCAAACTTTCGGGAAAAGCGCTTTCTCGGAGGGGAAGTACTCCGGTTATACAGCAGCCGGAGGCTGGCTTTTCTCAAATCGTCACGTTGAGAAGACCGCAGGCGCTGGAGCAGGCTCTGGTACAGGCTGACGAAACGGACTTCGTCCAATGGTTCCGTATGGTTCCAGGTGGCACTGACGCAGTAATGGTAGCCCTGCCTGTCGATCAGGTACGTAGTGAAGTTCAGCACGCCAGGCTCCGGCCAGTTTTCACGGCAAACCGGCGCCGGATTGATTCAGGTTAGTGGAAGCTCATGTACTTTCTCCATCAGACGGCAGAGTTTGCGAACCGAGAAAACCCATCCGATGGCAGGCTGTACCGGTCCGCCGGAAAATACCGAGGCATCTGGCAGGGGTGTGTCTGCAGGGTGTGCAGTAGATGTTGGGGCCGGCTTCATCCGCTTTCAGAAAGCGGCGGGCGAGGTCCTGATTGGCCGGATTTTTCAGGATAAAAGCTTCGCGGGTGGATAGAAAGGGGCGGTTGTGGGGAGCAAATGCCTTGAGCAGTTCGTCTGCTTCCTGAATGCGCGGCGAGAAGAACAGGCCCATGATGCGTCCTTCAGCATCCAGGGTAATGCGCGTGGGCACAACGGCGCGCTCCAGAACCACTTGATATGCGCCCCCTTCGCCCTCGACGTGCTCAAACGCTCCGTACTGCTGCGTCAATTGCGCGATGATCTGAGACACCCGCTCGGTGGACACCTGTTGGAGGAATGTCGGGGCGAACCAGCCGGCCGGAATGGGACGTTCGGTGAAGAGCTGCTTCAGACGTTGCGCGGGAGTCTGCGCTGTAGCGGATTGCAGTGCAAAGAGGATCAGCAACAGGTCAAAGATAGCCAACGAAGACCTCTGGAGGTTATAAGGTTACGACATCGAGCCAGTACGAAGGCTATAGGGAACAGGTTACAGGGCCTGCATTCCGTCGACTAAAGGGTCAATCGTGCGTTACGCGGTGCTGGAGCTCCGCGTAGCGGTTAAGGAAGGTTGCCAGGGAGAGGCCTTCGGCGACGGCAGTCGCTGCTTCGTCGGCCGAAGTGATGGCCGGGCGCTGCGGCACGCGGCCCAGCACAGGCACGTGGCACATTGCTTCAATCATGTTCGGGTTTGTCTGCTCAGCCACGTTCGGGTGCGACGGATAGCCGCAGATCACCACCCCCACCACCGGCAGGCCCCGGCTGCGGGCATAGTGTACGGTCAGGAACGTGTGGTTGAGAGTGCCCAGGCCGGGACGCGACACGACCAGGACGGGCAGCTTCCAGCGCGCGGCCAGACCGGCATAGTCCAGCGTATCGGTCAGTGGGACCGAGAGGCCACCGGCCGTTTCGACGAGCACCCAGTCGCGGTCCTGCAACTGTTGCCAGGCGGCTTCGATCCGTTTGAGGTCCACGGGACGGCTGGCCCGGCGGGCGGCTACCAGCGGCGCCAGCGGTTCGGCATAGACGCAGGGGACCACCTGTTCGGGCGGGTCGTCCACGCGGGCCCCTTCGGCCAGCATGCGCGCGTCCGGTGGCCAGCTTCCCGGCGGTCCCTCCCAGCCGGTTTCGACTGGTTTGAGTACACCTACCTGATAGCCGGCCTGGCGCAGCAGGCGGGCCAGGCCGGAAGCCACAACCGTCTTGCCCACACCGGTGTCTGTTCCGGTGATCAACAGTCCGTTCATGCTTCCTGACGGATTTTTTGCGCCAGCGAGTTCAATTCGGGTAGGGCATCGTCGAAGGCGGCGCGCAGGATGGCCATCATTTCGTCCAGCTCGGCCTCGGTGGCGGCCAGCGGAGGCATAAAGATCAGTACGGAGCCGATCGGCCGCACGAGCATCCCGCGACGTCGGGCA from Rhodothermus sp. encodes the following:
- the prpB gene encoding methylisocitrate lyase: MLFATTPPEAKRRALREALQQGKLLRFPGAFSPLVAMLIERLGFDGVYISGAVLSADLGLPDVGLTTLTEVAGRSRQIARVTSLPAIVDIDTGFGEVLNVARTVQELEEMGLAGCHLEDQVNPKRCGHLDHKALVPVEEMERKVRAAVQARRDPNFLIIARTDARGVEGLEAAIERARAYVAAGADMIFPEALQSEAEFAAFRKALPGVPLLANMTEFGKSPLLSATQLEALGYNLVIYPVTGLRLAMKAVEEGFRHLREAGTQEALLNRMQTRKELYELLQYERYTVFDRNVYNFRLEETTPSSENQ
- the bioD gene encoding dethiobiotin synthase yields the protein MNGLLITGTDTGVGKTVVASGLARLLRQAGYQVGVLKPVETGWEGPPGSWPPDARMLAEGARVDDPPEQVVPCVYAEPLAPLVAARRASRPVDLKRIEAAWQQLQDRDWVLVETAGGLSVPLTDTLDYAGLAARWKLPVLVVSRPGLGTLNHTFLTVHYARSRGLPVVGVVICGYPSHPNVAEQTNPNMIEAMCHVPVLGRVPQRPAITSADEAATAVAEGLSLATFLNRYAELQHRVTHD
- a CDS encoding M12 family metallo-peptidase translates to MLLWGLWLALSPATLWGQPVALFEEQAVSVEALGARAQQRWQVLQRLPMAVRLQVVRLPEELWRYRTFTLSVNAAGRLVAGRGQGLYRLTARRGALSVLSEEAVAWNGRLYMGADTTVVGEVSLVVLRTGSVTGHVLVGDREYWVRPLGGGLHALVEIDPRKYPRERPVSPYHDGGGGFRGAGVNNGVGLERSEQAVVQAREALVVGGGVREGASVSRVVGQDRCSPEVVRVLVLYTPSAAQGRDIDGLIHAAINDANQAYRNSAINNLELRLAHKQLFSFTVETNPEDDVRRLANDPQAQALRDQYQADVVVLLIDDNEGSDGWSTAAGVAGVIPHGSSGEAVVNVSEVRQKAYAIVKVSYAGAGRYTLAHEIGHIQGAQHHPDDPIDPQGIPYARGHRFVAPVLRCISDLPYGYRCFQEYTYNATIMAYTPWPYVRIRYFSSPGVMYNGVFT
- a CDS encoding bifunctional 2-methylcitrate synthase/citrate synthase gives rise to the protein MAETTEVKKGLAGVVADESTISNVIPEKRALYYRGYPVHELAEQCRFEEVAYLLLYGELPTRTQLEAFEQEERRQRNLDDSVHRLLALIRTDAAPMDVLRTAVSLLGANDPEATGADIDTIRHKAIGLMAKLPTIVAADRRRRHGLDFIPPREDLGFAENFFHMYFGEVPDAEVVKAFDVSLILYAEHSFNASTFTARVITSTLSDYYSAITGAIGALKGPLHGGANEEVMRTLKPLRSPEAARQWVQEALARKEKIMGFGHRVYRYGDSRVPIMERYTRRLAERLGYQDLMAVYDAIQEVVVQQKGIHPNLDYPTGPAYYMMGFDIESYTPIFVMSRITGWSAHVMEQLADNRIIRPLSRYVGPSERSVPPLEARG